In a genomic window of Coprococcus eutactus:
- the folP gene encoding dihydropteroate synthase, with protein sequence MIIGNKSFETGEEPYVMGILNVTPDSFSDGGQHNTMDTALETTEKMIAEGAVIIDVGGESTRPGYTKISDEEETWRTAPIIEAIKSRFDVAVSLDTYKSAVAEAGIHAGADLINDIWGLKYDDKMAEVIAKYDKSCCLMHNRDNTDYTDYLADVVADLDESVNMALAAGIDRNKIMVDPGIGFAKDLNQNLLLMNNLELLHKWQLPILLGTSRKSMIGLTLDLPVTEREEGTVATSVLGLVKGCDFFRVHNVKSNYRALKMTYAMLNAR encoded by the coding sequence ATGATAATAGGCAACAAAAGTTTTGAGACAGGGGAAGAGCCGTATGTTATGGGAATATTGAATGTCACGCCGGATTCGTTTTCGGATGGCGGTCAGCACAATACCATGGATACAGCACTTGAGACGACCGAGAAGATGATAGCCGAGGGGGCGGTCATCATCGATGTAGGCGGAGAATCCACAAGACCTGGATATACAAAGATCTCAGATGAGGAGGAGACCTGGAGAACAGCCCCGATCATAGAGGCGATAAAGAGCAGATTTGACGTTGCAGTGTCACTTGACACATACAAGTCAGCCGTTGCAGAGGCGGGTATACATGCAGGTGCAGACCTGATAAATGACATATGGGGACTCAAATACGACGACAAGATGGCAGAAGTCATCGCAAAGTACGACAAGTCCTGCTGTCTCATGCACAACAGAGATAACACTGATTACACTGATTATCTTGCCGATGTTGTGGCAGACTTGGATGAGTCTGTGAATATGGCACTTGCGGCAGGAATAGATAGAAACAAGATCATGGTAGATCCCGGAATTGGATTTGCAAAGGACTTGAACCAGAATCTTCTCCTGATGAACAATCTGGAGCTGCTCCACAAGTGGCAGCTTCCTATATTACTTGGAACTTCGAGAAAGTCCATGATAGGTCTCACACTTGATCTTCCCGTCACAGAGCGTGAGGAGGGAACGGTGGCGACATCTGTTCTAGGACTTGTAAAGGGCTGTGATTTCTTCAGAGTACATAATGTAAAGAGCAACTACAGGGCACTCAAGATGACATATGCAATGCTGAATGCCAGATAA
- a CDS encoding HD domain-containing protein, with translation MTKAPMQRIDNILKNETYRFLMGMIRERELARIFCCHGLDHCLDVARIAYMLDMDEGAGIDRELIYAAALLHDVGRADPDNTGMEHHILSVRYAGDILRQCGFEEDETEIICDAIGSHNTDGADRHGLAYFLYKADKLSRNCFDCAAIDECYWPDSERNKGIIY, from the coding sequence ATGACTAAGGCACCTATGCAGAGAATTGACAATATACTGAAAAATGAGACCTACCGTTTCCTTATGGGTATGATAAGAGAACGGGAGCTTGCCAGGATATTCTGCTGTCATGGGCTGGATCACTGCCTGGATGTTGCCAGGATCGCCTATATGTTAGATATGGATGAAGGCGCAGGTATAGACAGAGAGCTTATATATGCTGCGGCATTGCTTCACGATGTGGGGCGGGCGGACCCGGATAATACGGGAATGGAGCATCATATCCTGAGTGTGCGTTATGCCGGTGATATACTCAGACAGTGCGGGTTTGAAGAAGATGAGACGGAAATTATCTGTGACGCGATAGGCTCACATAACACGGACGGAGCAGACAGACACGGACTGGCATATTTTCTGTACAAGGCGGACAAGTTATCTAGAAATTGTTTCGATTGTGCAGCCATAGATGAGTGTTACTGGCCGGATTCTGAGAGGAATAAGGGAATAATATATTAG
- a CDS encoding bifunctional folylpolyglutamate synthase/dihydrofolate synthase has product MTYEEARKYIEYTDTLGSVLGLDSIKELLRRLGDPQNKVKVVHIAGTNGKGSICAFLDGILENAGYVVGRYISPTIFTYLERFQINGTYMDEDTFAVYLERVKNVADAMAADGLNRPTSFETETAIAFCYFMDKNVDILLLETGMGGLLDATNVCKSPLCTIIASISMDHTQFLGDTLQKIYSQKLGIMKKDVPCVAYPVNEDLMPQWIEKCDENATTGFSVMVNPSDIGILHSGLDGSSYIYKGNTYDLAVPGIYQIYNSVVAVETAYMLQKEGYDLKNVNISDGLAATRWKGRFQKLMDVPPVYVDGAHNPGGWRALRKNIDTYFPGRDLIYICGVFRDKDYRQMLEIMMPGAGSFIAVQPDNPRALSNRELGELAKMYIDSVYVQDDVDDAVEQALRISSEVEDPVVIIFGSLSFIGPIIDRAEHGCYKKDYHHGSDMEAGREND; this is encoded by the coding sequence ATGACATATGAAGAGGCAAGAAAATATATAGAATATACAGATACGCTTGGCAGTGTGCTGGGACTTGACAGTATTAAAGAGCTGCTGAGACGTCTTGGAGATCCGCAGAATAAAGTGAAGGTAGTCCACATAGCCGGCACGAACGGCAAGGGATCTATATGCGCTTTTCTCGATGGAATACTTGAGAATGCAGGGTATGTGGTCGGACGATACATATCACCGACGATATTCACTTATCTTGAGAGATTTCAGATAAACGGAACATACATGGATGAGGATACATTTGCTGTGTATCTTGAGCGTGTTAAGAATGTGGCAGATGCTATGGCTGCCGATGGCCTTAACAGACCGACATCGTTTGAAACGGAGACGGCCATCGCATTCTGCTATTTTATGGATAAGAATGTGGATATACTTCTGCTGGAGACCGGTATGGGTGGACTTCTGGATGCAACGAATGTCTGCAAAAGTCCACTTTGTACTATAATTGCAAGTATAAGTATGGATCATACACAGTTTCTTGGTGATACTCTGCAGAAGATATACAGTCAGAAGCTGGGGATAATGAAGAAGGATGTGCCTTGTGTGGCATATCCCGTAAACGAAGATCTTATGCCACAATGGATCGAGAAATGTGACGAAAATGCAACAACAGGCTTTTCGGTCATGGTGAATCCATCTGATATAGGTATATTGCACAGTGGGCTTGACGGAAGTAGCTATATATATAAGGGGAATACCTACGATCTGGCTGTTCCGGGAATCTATCAGATATACAACAGCGTAGTTGCTGTGGAGACTGCTTATATGCTTCAAAAAGAAGGATATGACTTGAAAAATGTGAATATATCAGACGGACTTGCCGCGACAAGGTGGAAGGGCAGATTTCAGAAGCTGATGGATGTGCCACCGGTATATGTGGATGGAGCGCACAATCCGGGGGGATGGAGAGCGCTCAGAAAGAATATAGACACATACTTTCCTGGCAGGGATCTTATATATATATGCGGTGTGTTCAGGGATAAGGACTACAGACAGATGCTTGAGATCATGATGCCTGGGGCTGGAAGCTTTATAGCTGTTCAGCCAGATAATCCGAGAGCACTCAGCAACCGTGAACTCGGAGAACTTGCAAAAATGTATATTGATTCGGTTTATGTGCAGGATGATGTGGATGATGCAGTGGAACAGGCACTTCGGATATCATCAGAAGTTGAAGATCCGGTCGTGATTATATTTGGCTCATTGTCATTTATCGGACCGATCATCGACAGGGCGGAACACGGATGCTATAAAAAAGACTATCATCATGGAAGTGATATGGAGGCTGGACGGGAAAATGACTAA
- a CDS encoding polysaccharide deacetylase family protein yields the protein MKNRDSLHRLFDSWQYVMLAVAIFIAIIFCCYYIVSQSRWGFYTSGGIHDVENPVFSPLKEVATDGDKEAETKRAYLTFDDGPSGNTGEILDILDANDVKATFFVVGRGDEYYDTYRDIVGRGHTLALHSYTHDYDKIYASLDDFAEDIEELRNLLYDVTGVNCVYYRFPGGSSNTVSKVDMDTLIDYVESQGLIYYDWNALNNDAVCGSYTPEQLVDNIMKDAVCHDDVVILMHDLDARHCTVESLQMLIDELRAEGFTLLPIDENAPLVRHR from the coding sequence TTGAAGAATAGAGACTCGCTGCACAGATTGTTTGATTCATGGCAGTACGTCATGCTGGCTGTTGCGATTTTTATAGCAATCATTTTTTGTTGTTATTATATCGTCAGTCAGTCGAGATGGGGCTTCTATACATCCGGAGGTATCCACGATGTTGAAAATCCGGTATTCAGCCCGCTGAAAGAGGTGGCCACAGATGGCGATAAGGAGGCGGAGACTAAGAGAGCGTACCTTACATTTGACGATGGCCCGTCCGGAAATACCGGAGAGATACTGGACATTCTTGATGCAAATGACGTGAAAGCGACTTTCTTTGTCGTTGGCAGGGGCGATGAGTATTATGATACATACAGGGATATAGTTGGAAGAGGCCACACGCTGGCCCTTCACTCATACACCCATGATTATGACAAAATATACGCAAGCCTGGATGATTTCGCTGAAGATATTGAGGAATTGCGAAATTTATTGTATGATGTAACAGGTGTCAATTGCGTTTATTATAGATTTCCAGGAGGCAGTTCCAACACTGTGTCGAAGGTGGATATGGATACACTCATAGACTATGTGGAGTCTCAGGGGCTGATATATTATGACTGGAATGCGCTTAACAATGACGCGGTGTGCGGTAGTTACACGCCGGAACAGCTGGTGGACAATATCATGAAGGATGCAGTCTGTCATGATGATGTCGTGATACTTATGCATGATCTGGATGCCAGACATTGTACAGTGGAGTCGCTGCAGATGCTCATAGATGAACTGCGGGCGGAAGGGTTCACACTTTTGCCTATAGATGAGAATGCTCCGCTTGTCAGACACCGATAG
- a CDS encoding DUF308 domain-containing protein, protein MRRLFNFVMGIVMVGIGVLSVTRAFFTNRMAGYIFFGVLMIGFGIVEMVRSRGMKKRKKEARDREFDMYTMIAEQMGVKINPVTGEVIKDAKDQPQQQIMDNETQE, encoded by the coding sequence GTGAGAAGATTGTTTAACTTTGTTATGGGAATAGTCATGGTCGGCATCGGTGTTCTGAGTGTTACCAGAGCCTTTTTTACTAACCGGATGGCGGGATATATATTCTTCGGCGTGCTTATGATAGGCTTCGGGATCGTAGAGATGGTAAGATCAAGGGGCATGAAAAAGCGAAAGAAAGAAGCCCGGGACCGTGAGTTTGATATGTACACCATGATAGCTGAGCAGATGGGGGTAAAGATCAATCCTGTGACAGGAGAGGTCATTAAGGATGCCAAGGATCAGCCACAGCAACAGATAATGGACAATGAAACACAGGAATAA
- the thrH gene encoding bifunctional phosphoserine phosphatase/homoserine phosphotransferase ThrH: MYITCLDLEGVLVPEIWIAFAEASGIPELKRTTRDEPDYDKLMNWRLGILKEHGLGLKEIQETIAKIDPIPGAKEFLDELREIGQVIIISDTFSQFAGPLMKKLGYPTIFCNELIVADDGEITGFKMRCPQSKLTTVKALQSIGYDTIASGDSHNDLGMIYASKAGFLFKSTDQIKADNPDLEAFETYDELLAAIKKAMD, encoded by the coding sequence ATGTATATAACATGTCTTGATTTAGAGGGAGTACTGGTGCCAGAGATATGGATAGCTTTTGCTGAGGCAAGCGGAATACCTGAGCTCAAGAGGACGACAAGAGATGAGCCTGACTACGATAAGCTCATGAACTGGAGACTTGGAATACTCAAAGAGCATGGCCTCGGTCTCAAGGAGATCCAGGAGACCATCGCCAAGATAGATCCGATACCTGGAGCAAAAGAGTTTCTGGACGAGCTCAGAGAGATAGGACAGGTAATAATCATCAGTGATACATTTTCACAGTTTGCAGGACCTCTCATGAAGAAGCTGGGGTATCCTACAATATTCTGCAATGAGCTTATCGTGGCAGATGACGGTGAGATAACAGGATTCAAGATGAGATGTCCACAGTCCAAGCTGACAACGGTCAAGGCTCTCCAGTCGATCGGATACGATACGATAGCGAGCGGCGACAGCCATAACGACCTTGGCATGATATATGCAAGTAAGGCAGGTTTTCTGTTCAAGAGCACAGATCAGATAAAGGCTGACAATCCTGATCTCGAGGCATTTGAGACATATGATGAACTTCTTGCAGCGATAAAGAAGGCTATGGACTAA
- a CDS encoding S8 family peptidase, protein MISDAAYSEDYVEYIVEYNGDSSALMAFYTPDQIRLIDSRYAVVFQRKPADHMESFSRLEYTLFPKVYGPMDDVGALEAIGAVNIQQQSILGLTGEGMLLGIVDCGLDIYNGAFLREGRKSRILAAWDQTIEGTDAATYGYGLEYSAEEIQAAIDEERRIITDVTGHGTFCGETAMSVAVDADIIMVKLKQAKQNLRELYGIPQEPVACSEVDIMTAIAYLLRIQHMLKRPMCVLVAWGSNSGSHTGAGALEKYINNIGDLKGLAVAVPGGNEGRAGHHYRGVIGLKTDSIIPGSLTADDDTGVGTGYDRVEIDIANNDSLTLEIWGSAANTYSVALEVPGGEYVERVSPRYDKSTVIKPIFGGGTVYVDYFLIEDAAGQELIMLRFIRPANGIWGIRVYGVGETELSFNAWLPISAFVSPQTKFVKSDPRTTITSPASAETAICACAYDYTNGNLYIDNSRGYTADRRVKPDFLAPGVNISGDGPGNETVIRSGTSIAAAYAAGCSILLLEWSYDRMDVRTINGNQIRHYLIRGAVRPGASGGLLDIRSYPNPEWGYGLLNIYNTFESLRNV, encoded by the coding sequence ATGATATCGGATGCTGCCTATTCAGAGGATTATGTAGAATATATAGTGGAGTACAATGGGGATAGCAGTGCACTGATGGCATTTTACACCCCGGATCAGATAAGACTTATAGACAGCAGGTACGCTGTTGTGTTTCAGAGAAAACCTGCTGATCACATGGAGAGTTTTTCAAGACTGGAGTATACTTTGTTTCCAAAAGTATATGGACCTATGGATGATGTAGGTGCGCTGGAAGCTATAGGGGCAGTAAACATTCAGCAGCAGAGTATACTTGGACTTACCGGAGAGGGCATGCTTCTCGGTATAGTTGACTGCGGCCTGGATATCTATAACGGCGCATTTTTGCGTGAGGGCAGAAAAAGCAGGATACTTGCGGCATGGGATCAGACGATAGAGGGTACTGACGCCGCTACATACGGCTATGGCTTGGAGTATAGTGCGGAGGAGATACAGGCTGCCATAGATGAGGAACGAAGGATTATTACCGATGTGACGGGACATGGCACTTTCTGCGGCGAAACGGCGATGAGTGTTGCGGTGGATGCGGACATTATAATGGTGAAATTAAAACAGGCAAAACAAAATCTGCGCGAATTGTACGGTATACCCCAAGAGCCGGTTGCCTGCAGTGAAGTTGACATAATGACGGCTATAGCGTATTTGCTGAGAATTCAGCATATGCTCAAACGGCCAATGTGTGTGCTGGTGGCATGGGGGTCAAACAGTGGAAGTCATACTGGAGCTGGCGCTTTGGAGAAGTATATCAACAATATAGGAGATCTGAAGGGACTTGCTGTTGCTGTTCCTGGCGGAAATGAGGGGAGAGCGGGACATCACTACCGGGGGGTGATCGGGCTGAAGACAGACAGTATCATTCCGGGGAGTCTCACTGCGGATGATGACACCGGCGTCGGTACAGGATATGATAGAGTAGAGATAGATATCGCAAACAACGACAGTCTCACGCTTGAGATATGGGGGAGCGCTGCAAACACGTACTCAGTTGCGCTCGAAGTTCCAGGGGGAGAGTATGTAGAACGGGTATCTCCTAGATATGACAAAAGCACCGTCATCAAACCTATATTTGGCGGTGGAACCGTGTATGTGGATTATTTTCTCATAGAGGATGCGGCGGGGCAGGAACTCATAATGCTCCGCTTTATCAGACCTGCAAATGGTATATGGGGAATAAGGGTGTACGGTGTTGGAGAAACGGAGCTGAGCTTCAACGCGTGGCTTCCGATCAGTGCATTTGTAAGTCCCCAGACAAAATTTGTGAAAAGCGATCCGCGAACCACGATAACAAGTCCCGCCAGTGCGGAGACAGCGATATGTGCTTGCGCATATGACTATACAAATGGTAATCTGTATATAGACAACAGCAGAGGCTACACTGCGGACAGACGCGTCAAACCAGATTTTCTTGCTCCTGGTGTCAACATAAGCGGGGATGGACCTGGAAATGAGACTGTCATAAGGAGCGGGACTTCCATAGCGGCGGCATATGCAGCCGGATGCAGTATATTGCTTCTGGAATGGTCCTATGACAGAATGGATGTGAGGACCATAAATGGAAATCAGATAAGACATTATCTCATAAGGGGCGCGGTAAGACCTGGAGCTTCCGGCGGACTGCTCGATATAAGGAGCTATCCAAATCCGGAGTGGGGATATGGCCTGCTGAATATATATAACACATTTGAAAGTCTCAGAAATGTGTAG
- a CDS encoding DUF885 domain-containing protein produces MFKIKIAKKIKRVAVILAAAALLASSTACSSHMFDVKDIFGVTKDNADDYTDEQNRFEEFLHDEYVDSVTSDTLTYNYEIKDGEALGILEPEVSLGDNDMTEEGIRKQKSEFDDTYEKLKSFDRDDLTENQQLTYDILKQYMENEEQGFLNIYLSEPFSPMKGLQSNISTYFTDYRFDDKGDVERYIEVLGMIRDYFDDYLEFEKVKSEKGYFMSDDVCDEVIKQCEDFLKNKDDHFMIQTFNDNIESLSFLTEDEIQDFEEQNKKAVAESLLPAFQDVIDVLTSLKGTGKNDGGLCNYEGGKEYYTYLLQDAAGTDKTPDEVAEMLDENLSQLITEMTSIAMTDYSAYEYLYSNYDNLFSEYNDADPTEIINKLMGTATDHYPDMGKISYTAKKLDKSLEDIQENTLAYYMSPAIDDQDNNLIRVNGKHTDGMWTTLAHEGYPGHMLQNAYYMSTDPEPIRTVLSFLGYKEGWAMYACYDAISYYTFDGVDNSEDVARLYQINDELNYLVCGRIDIGINYEGWSVQDAKDYLNGKGLNGDAAEELYTTMVGDPAVYQSYSTGYYEMQSIRNYAEKELGSKFDLKEFNTVILETGPCQFNILKEQVDKYISTKK; encoded by the coding sequence ATGTTTAAGATCAAAATAGCAAAGAAAATAAAGAGAGTGGCAGTCATACTTGCGGCGGCAGCGCTGCTTGCATCGTCAACTGCGTGCAGTTCACACATGTTTGATGTGAAAGATATATTTGGGGTGACAAAGGACAATGCGGATGACTATACTGATGAGCAGAACAGGTTTGAGGAGTTTCTTCATGATGAGTATGTTGACAGCGTGACATCGGATACACTCACATACAACTATGAGATAAAGGACGGAGAGGCACTTGGAATCCTGGAGCCAGAGGTTTCCCTTGGAGATAACGATATGACGGAGGAGGGAATCCGCAAACAGAAGTCCGAATTTGATGATACATATGAGAAATTGAAATCATTTGATCGGGATGATCTCACAGAGAACCAGCAGCTGACTTATGATATTCTCAAACAGTATATGGAGAATGAGGAACAGGGATTTCTCAATATATATCTCAGTGAGCCATTTTCTCCGATGAAGGGATTGCAGTCGAACATTTCTACATATTTCACAGATTATAGATTTGACGACAAAGGAGACGTGGAGCGATATATAGAAGTGCTTGGTATGATAAGAGATTACTTTGACGACTATCTTGAATTTGAAAAGGTCAAGTCGGAAAAGGGGTACTTTATGAGTGATGATGTGTGTGATGAGGTCATAAAGCAGTGCGAAGATTTCTTGAAAAATAAGGACGATCACTTTATGATACAGACTTTCAACGATAATATCGAGTCCCTGAGTTTCCTGACTGAGGATGAGATCCAGGACTTTGAGGAGCAGAACAAGAAGGCAGTTGCAGAGAGCCTGCTTCCGGCATTCCAGGATGTCATAGACGTGTTGACATCTCTCAAGGGAACTGGAAAGAACGATGGTGGTCTGTGCAATTATGAGGGCGGAAAGGAATACTATACTTACCTTTTGCAGGATGCCGCGGGAACAGATAAGACTCCTGACGAAGTGGCAGAGATGCTGGATGAGAACCTTTCACAGCTTATAACCGAGATGACATCCATAGCCATGACGGACTATTCGGCATATGAATATCTGTACAGCAATTATGACAATCTGTTCTCAGAGTACAATGATGCGGATCCTACGGAGATAATCAATAAACTCATGGGAACCGCCACAGATCATTATCCCGATATGGGGAAGATAAGCTACACGGCAAAGAAGCTTGACAAGAGCCTTGAGGACATACAGGAGAACACACTTGCGTATTATATGTCCCCTGCCATAGATGATCAGGACAACAATCTCATAAGGGTAAATGGCAAGCATACAGATGGAATGTGGACGACACTTGCCCACGAAGGCTATCCGGGACACATGCTACAAAATGCATATTATATGTCAACTGATCCGGAGCCGATAAGGACTGTGCTCAGTTTCCTTGGATACAAAGAGGGATGGGCTATGTACGCGTGTTACGATGCGATAAGCTATTATACATTTGATGGTGTGGACAATTCAGAGGATGTTGCGAGACTGTACCAGATAAATGACGAGCTGAACTACCTTGTGTGTGGACGAATTGATATAGGGATCAATTATGAGGGCTGGAGTGTTCAGGATGCAAAGGATTATCTGAATGGCAAGGGACTGAACGGAGACGCCGCAGAGGAACTGTACACGACAATGGTTGGAGATCCTGCGGTATATCAGAGTTATTCAACAGGTTACTATGAGATGCAGTCCATCAGGAATTATGCAGAGAAGGAGCTGGGATCAAAGTTTGATCTCAAGGAGTTCAATACTGTTATACTGGAGACCGGACCATGTCAGTTTAATATACTCAAAGAGCAGGTTGACAAGTATATAAGTACAAAGAAATAA
- a CDS encoding manganese efflux pump MntP has protein sequence MSIVELFMLAVGLSMDAFAVSICKGLSLRDIKVKHMVIAGVWFGGFQALMPTLGYVLGSFFADLVSKWSHWIAFVLLLFIGGSMIKESFGGEEEVNADMSAKVMFLLAVATSIDALAVGVSFAFLKLSTLYIVLAVIFIGCITFIFSAAGVKIGSIFGTKYKSKAELAGGIILILIGIKVVLDGLGIL, from the coding sequence ATGAGCATTGTCGAACTGTTTATGCTGGCCGTAGGTTTATCAATGGACGCGTTTGCGGTGTCCATATGTAAGGGACTTTCACTAAGAGACATCAAGGTGAAACATATGGTGATTGCCGGTGTGTGGTTTGGAGGATTTCAGGCGCTTATGCCAACACTTGGATACGTACTTGGAAGTTTCTTTGCCGACCTTGTAAGCAAATGGTCACACTGGATAGCATTTGTGCTCCTGCTTTTTATAGGCGGCAGTATGATAAAGGAATCATTTGGCGGAGAGGAAGAAGTAAATGCCGATATGAGTGCAAAGGTGATGTTCCTACTTGCAGTTGCGACAAGTATAGATGCACTTGCAGTTGGAGTGTCATTTGCATTCCTAAAACTCTCTACATTATATATTGTGCTTGCGGTCATATTCATAGGATGTATCACATTCATATTCTCGGCTGCTGGAGTGAAGATAGGAAGTATATTTGGAACGAAATATAAGTCGAAAGCGGAGCTTGCTGGAGGTATCATACTGATACTCATAGGAATAAAGGTTGTTCTGGATGGACTTGGAATTCTGTAA
- the clpX gene encoding ATP-dependent Clp protease ATP-binding subunit ClpX, protein MTDKYTDEYDESADNKYDDTDSAYDIVDSADESEDDANNEDDATKDDKTKKTGGETSDNSDDDYEKYCYLCRRPESVAGKLIHMPGDINICPDCMQRSFDSFTSSGFGNMPGLGNMQFIDLTNMPFGNIDMSKFKAQNDIPKSQKVKKKAPKEKKKQEELSLKTIPAPHKIKAMLDEYVVGQEYAKKVISVAVYNHYKRVLTDTMDDIEIEKSNMLMVGPTGCGKTYIVKTIAKLLQVPLAITDATTLTEAGYIGDDVESVLSKLLAAADNDVEKAERGIVFIDEIDKIAKKQNSNSRDVSGESVQQGLLKLLEGADVEVPVGSGSKNAMVPMTTINTRNILFICGGAFPDLEDIIKRRISKQASMGFKAELKDKYDDEPNLLRQVTTEDLRDFGMIPEFLGRLPVVFTLDALDKDMYIKILKEPKNAILKQYKKLLALDEVDLRFDDSAYEAIASEAVKRKTGARALRAIIEKFMLDIMYQIPRDDTIGRVTITGDYIRGKGSPIIELRGTPALEEK, encoded by the coding sequence ATGACGGATAAATATACAGATGAATACGACGAGTCTGCTGACAATAAATATGATGATACTGATTCAGCATATGATATTGTTGATTCGGCAGATGAGTCCGAGGATGATGCAAACAACGAGGATGATGCAACCAAGGATGATAAAACAAAAAAAACGGGTGGTGAGACATCTGACAATAGTGATGACGACTATGAAAAATATTGTTATCTCTGCCGCAGACCTGAGAGCGTTGCAGGCAAACTCATACATATGCCGGGAGATATAAATATATGTCCTGACTGTATGCAGAGATCATTTGACAGCTTCACAAGTTCAGGTTTTGGCAATATGCCTGGGCTTGGCAACATGCAGTTCATAGATCTTACTAATATGCCATTTGGCAACATCGATATGTCAAAGTTCAAGGCGCAGAATGATATTCCGAAGTCACAGAAGGTCAAAAAGAAAGCGCCAAAGGAGAAGAAAAAGCAGGAGGAGCTGTCACTTAAGACCATACCTGCACCGCACAAAATAAAAGCCATGCTTGATGAGTATGTCGTTGGACAGGAGTATGCGAAAAAGGTAATATCCGTAGCCGTGTACAACCATTATAAGAGGGTCCTTACGGATACCATGGATGATATAGAGATCGAGAAGTCAAATATGCTCATGGTTGGACCTACAGGATGCGGTAAGACTTATATAGTAAAGACCATAGCAAAGCTTCTTCAGGTTCCGCTTGCCATAACAGATGCAACTACACTCACTGAGGCGGGCTACATCGGCGATGACGTGGAGAGTGTTCTCTCAAAGCTTCTTGCGGCTGCGGACAATGATGTGGAGAAGGCTGAGCGTGGAATCGTGTTCATAGACGAGATAGACAAGATCGCAAAGAAGCAGAACAGCAACAGCAGAGATGTGAGCGGTGAGTCGGTTCAGCAGGGACTTCTGAAGCTCCTCGAAGGAGCGGATGTTGAGGTTCCGGTTGGATCGGGCAGCAAGAATGCCATGGTGCCCATGACGACCATCAACACGAGAAACATCCTATTTATCTGCGGAGGTGCTTTCCCGGATCTTGAGGATATAATAAAGAGAAGGATAAGCAAGCAGGCATCGATGGGATTTAAGGCCGAGCTCAAGGATAAGTACGATGATGAGCCAAACCTCCTCAGACAGGTGACGACTGAAGATCTCAGAGACTTTGGAATGATACCTGAGTTCCTGGGACGTCTTCCGGTAGTGTTCACGCTGGATGCGCTTGACAAAGATATGTATATCAAGATACTGAAGGAGCCAAAGAACGCGATCCTCAAGCAGTACAAGAAGCTGCTTGCTCTTGATGAGGTTGACCTCAGATTTGATGACAGCGCATATGAGGCGATAGCGAGCGAGGCGGTGAAGCGAAAGACTGGAGCCAGAGCGCTTAGAGCCATCATTGAGAAGTTTATGCTTGATATCATGTATCAGATACCGAGGGATGACACCATAGGAAGGGTCACCATAACTGGTGATTACATTCGCGGAAAAGGTAGCCCAATCATAGAACTCAGGGGAACTCCGGCCTTGGAAGAAAAATAA
- a CDS encoding P-II family nitrogen regulator encodes MKKLEIVVRSEKLDDVKAILDECESTGAMVSNIMGYGNQKGYKTTYRGSEYVVNLIPKVKIETIAADDVADKIIFKVCERISTGKIGDGKIFVYDVADVVRIRTGERGETAL; translated from the coding sequence ATGAAAAAACTTGAAATTGTAGTTCGTTCAGAAAAGCTTGACGATGTGAAAGCCATCCTCGACGAGTGCGAGTCAACAGGTGCTATGGTTTCCAATATCATGGGTTATGGTAATCAGAAGGGATATAAGACAACCTACAGGGGTAGCGAATATGTTGTAAATCTTATTCCCAAAGTAAAGATCGAGACGATCGCCGCTGATGATGTGGCCGACAAAATAATCTTTAAGGTATGCGAGAGGATCTCCACTGGCAAAATCGGTGATGGTAAGATTTTTGTATACGATGTTGCAGATGTTGTCCGTATCCGTACCGGTGAGCGCGGAGAGACAGCACTCTAA